tagtcgagtgctagctcttcgtcTCTTCCACTATAGTCACTGATAAAGACCTACAATCTACACGTTTAGAAGAGATGCGGACGAAATTCCTAGAGAGGGGTTATCCCCCGCACACTCTTGATGTGACCACGATAAATCCTTCACCTAACAAAGAAAGAGATACTAAATACCGCATCCCCTTCATTCACAACTACCATCTCCTAGCGTACCTACTCCACAAGTCCATTAGACGCCACTGGCACATTCTAGGTACAGGACACCCAGGGGTCAAGGAATTTGTTGAACCTTTCCTCCCTTGCTTCCGTAGACCACGGAATATACGTGACAAATTGGTGAGAGCAGACAGGGAGTTCACAATCTATACCCAGACAACGCTTCCTTTCCaatccaaggacaggcacattTCCATGCCTGCAATGTATACAATGCAACAACATACAAAGAGGCACAACCCTATACCATCCACACAATGGAAAGAAATATCCCATCAAAGGTTTTTTCACGTGTGATTCAACATATGTGATCTATATAATCAAGTGCCCTTGCGGACTATACTATGTTGGAGAGACAACCCAACCTATCAAACAGAGGATCTCCAAGCACAAATCTACGATAAGGTGCAAAAACACCCTATTACCCATCCCCTATCATTTTATTACGCAGGGCCATACAATCGCCCAGTTAAGATTTCAGGTGATTGAACAGGTGTCACCATTACGTAGAGGGGGTGATAGGATAGGCCTCCTGAAAAAGAGAGAGGCCTTCTGGATACACGAACTACAGACTTTAGCCCCAAGGGGCCTTAACAGAGGCTATGACATCCAGGCCTTCCTCTCCTGATGGAGGACCAATTGAATTGCTCATGATTACCATGTACCTTTAACGTGACTTTTACAATGCCATCTTTGTCAGTAAAATGTCGCCGTTAGTGTTGATTCTCGATTCTAACACTTATATCTCTTTCCACAGAATCGACTTTATTAATACTATCTGGATTGAATGTCACCCCTGCTATATCACTGCTATCTATCACCAAGAACGACCACCTGTCGCCACCTCACAATGAGAGCTACTATTCATCACTCTGGAACAGCAGATCACGTATTTTAGTTCTCCAGGGCACTATCTCACTACGCAtgcccgcagtggaacgcacggcCCCTCCCACAGCAGTACTAGTGGAACGCAATAGAGCCAAACCCACATTGCTAGGTCACTTCCGGCCCAGCACTTCCGGTAGCGCGTCTCTATGCGCGGCTATTAAACGGCAGCAGCGAGCGTACCTCACCACAtcgaggacaagcggtggacaccgcgtccaggATAGAGACACGCTAGGTAAGCCAGGCACCATACCGCTCACCCCCAGTCTGCGAGTCCGAGGCACTTATAGCCATGTCACTTTACCCCACAGTGCCGGACTCATGCACAGACCATAGTTACCACTACCAGACGTACAGAGGGGTATGTTCTTTTCTATTCCTATTCCAGTATATGCTACCACATGCATTGAGATTCTAAAATATTATATGCATATTTACAGGATTTGTTTTCCCCCAAAAAATCCGCTCACCAGATAGACTCTCTGAGAGAGGGTAGGTCCTTCTTCTTTTCCTTAATATGCAACAAGCGAGAGATCCTTAGTCCTACGGTCACTAAATAATAACCTTCTATACACCACTAGTGCATGACTTTTAGTAAGTTTCTTCACTAAACTGCACTGCATAAGAGACTGATGTACTCAGTAGTATGCCACTTCCAAAGCAGCTATAATTATGTTGTTTTCTACATTTGACCAtgatttatttactgtatatactttatttactttGTTATCAtttttgtttagtacattgaagaaggtctatgaccgaaacgtctctatgtactctctttattaaaccaCATAAGCattttgatcacgtgtgtgccaagttactttacaaatATCataaggtttgggcacctacttgagcaccacccttaatagtagtgcctacggctactTCTCCTATATCATTCCATGGACACATGGATCCTAGTAAATTAAAGACCAATCTGTAAGGAGACACAAAATCTGATCAGAGGGCTGGTGGCAACGGAAAGGGTTGAGGAGAGGTAAGTAGAATTTGTTATCCCCTTCCTGGCACTCTATAGGCCAGTTAAATGTCTGTAGGTGGTGCAGTAATAGTGGGGAAGGATATCTTAGTGCACCCTGACTCCTCTGATACATGGATAACACCTTCCTGGATTGAGGTGGAGTAATGCTGGAGAAAGGCTTTCTTGGTGCTCTCTGGCTCCTGTGGATGGATGACTTTTTCCTGGTGGAGATGCAGTAATGGTGGGGAAGGTTTTGTTGATGCACACTGGCTTCTCTGATACCTGTTGATGGATAACCCCTTCCTGTCTGGCTAGTAGAGTGCAGTAATGATGAGGGAAGGTTTTTTTGGTGCATCCCAAAACCTCTGATATGTGTGGGTAGGTGGCTTCTTTCTGTCTGACTGGTGGATGTGCAGTAATGGTGAAGAAGGTTTTCTTGGTTCATTCTTACTTCTCTGATACCTTTATATCTATGACCTCTTTCTGTCTGGCTGGTGGGGATGCAGTAATGTTGTTGATGGTTCCTTTTTTTGCTCCGACTTATCTGATACCTTTTGATGGATGATCCTTCCTATCTGGCTGGTGGAGTGGGGGAAGATTTTTTTGGTGCACCCTGACTCCTCTGATACCTGTGGATAGATGGCTTCTTTCTGTCTAGCTGTTGGAGTGCAGTAATTATGGGGGGAGGTTTTTGGTGCACTCTGATTCCTCTGATATCCTCTAATACCTGTGCATAGATGGACTTTTTCTGTCTTGTTTGTGGAGCCCAGTAAAGATGGGAGGTTTTTTTTTGGTGCACCATGACTCCTCTGATACCTGAGGATGGATGACCTTTTTCTGTCTGGCTGGGAATGCAGTAATGTAGGTTTTCTTGGTTTACTCTAACTCCTATGATACCTATTGATGGATGACCCTTCGTATCAGGCTGGTGAAGAGGGGGATGATTTTTTGATGCACTCTGTCTTCTCTCATATCTGTGTATACATCACCTTTTTCTGTCTTGCTGGTGGAGATGCAAGTAATGGCGGGTAAAGTTTAGTTGGTGCACACTGGCATCTCTACTACCAGTGGATAGACGacccattcctgtcagactaatggaCTGCAGTAATAGTGGGGGAAGGTCTTTTGGTGCCCTCTGACTCCTCTGATACATGTGCATACATGACATCTTTCTGTCTGGCTGGTGGAGCTGCAGTAATGTTGGGGATGGTTTCTTGGTTTACTCGGACTTATCTGACACCTGTTGATGGATGATCCTTCCTCTCTGGCTGGTGGAGTGGGGAAGATTTTTTTGGTGCACCCTGACTCCTCTGATACCTGTGGATAGATGGCTTCTTTCTGTCTAGCTGTTGGAGTGCAGTAATTATGGGGGAGGTTTTTTGGTGCACTCTGATACCTATGCACATATGGACTTTTTTCTGTCTTGTTAGTGGAGCCCAGTAAAGATGGCAGAAGGTTTTTTTGTGCACCATGACTCCTCtgatacctgtggatggatgacctttTTCTGTCTGGCTGGAAATGCAGTAATGTAGAAGGTTTTCTTGGTTTACTCTGACTCCTCTGATACCTATTGATGGATGACCCTTCCTATCAGGCTGGTGAAGAGCGGGACAATTTTTTTCATGCACTCTGGCTCCCCTGATATCTGTATATAGATCACCTTTTTCTGTCTTGCTGGTGGAAATGCAAGTAATGGTGGGTAAAGTATAGTTGGTGGACACTGGCTCCTCTGCTACCAGTGGATAGATGACCCATTCCTATCTGACTAATGGACTGCGATAATAGTGGGGGAAGGTCTTTTGGTGACTCCTCTGATACATGTGGATACATGACATCTTTCTGTCTGGCTGGTGGAGCTGCAGTAATGGTGGACCTTTGGACGGACCTTTGAACATTGTGGCTGAAGCTGAACATGTTCCTTCCTTCATGGCCTGCGTTAGCAGGTCAATGCCACAATTTACCAAGATTGTATCATAACGTATTGGTCTCAGGAACAAGGCATCAAGTTTTCCTTGCTTTCTTAGTCTTTATAGTCCCCAGATCGTAATTCCTTAGAGCATCTTTGTGATCAGGTGGACCTGGCTGTACACAATATATTAGTATGTCTAAGCTTTGGAAATTGTAATTGACATCCGGTCCACAGGGCCCAATATTCCCAAAGCATTACAGGGTGAAGGTCTCTAGCAATGTGGCCAATTAGTGTATTGCTGTTTCACTCTTTGATAGTCTCCTCATGGTAGATACCTGCTGGATGGTTCCATGTATGATTGGTTCAGATATGCTATAAGGGAAGAGGCTGAAGTTCCCATTTTATTTAATGTGAAGAACAAAATGGTGTTTTGGGTGCTTTTGTCTGTAAAGGAAAAACATTGCTAAATTCTTTGGGGAATTGTTTAAAATTAATCCATGTTTTATTATCAATATAGAGTTAACACATCTAGCAATTTACAGGTAACACAATGGTATTAAACATAACGCCATGACTAATGTGCTGTCAGTAGGAACCAGAATAAGACTTTGAGGTCACAACAACAGTAGCAAAGCGATAACAACACTGTCCCAACAAGTTATCTCTGAAAATATATACTCTCActaatatatatacatttattcatAAAATAAATAGTCATAAAAAATCATCCAActtaagaaatataaaaaaaagtaatggTCTAAATTGTACATAGCTTTGGATCATCATTTTACACTTGTGACGCGCATCCTGGAAGAAGTAGGGCGACAGCTCTTCAGTCTAAGGTTGGCTTCAAAGTCATGGCTGGAACAAAACAGTTACGATAAGTAGAAGATGAGACACATGAAGGACTTGGTCTGAAGACCAATTGTGGTCAACATGGCCATCACAAGAGTAATGAGCTGGATTTTCATCCTTGGACCAAAATCATTTTTCATCCGTCATCAAGAACAACTTCTTTTCATTGAAGAAGCCAGGTAATCTAGTTCTCTCCAAGATGTGGTGTCTATGAATCTTTCGTCAGGCCTGTATTTCATATCTAGACACTCGCCCCTGCTCTGCGACTACGAACTTGGTGGCCTTTGAAGAGCCAAGCGCCCGCTGCCTATTGCACTCTCctactaaggccggagacacactggtgcgagagacggccgagtctcgctggttaaaagcaagctgtggcacctgcactctggagcggagcgtgcggctccatagcaatacatggagctgcacgctcagctccggaatgcaggtgccacagcttgcttttaaccagcgagactcggccgtctctcgcaccagtgtgtctccggcctaatgctCTCCCTTTTTTTTCCAATATATTTAAGACCTTTCTATAAACGGAAACAAAAATTACCAGAAGATGAATTAGTACAAAACTTCACATATTTTTatcttaaaaaaacaacaacatgaaactataatctaaACAATTTCTTTCATAGAAAGAAAACAATTATATTTGTGTAGTTATTAAAATGTGGATAGCAGCATTTAagggaagaaaaaaacattttgattAGTGCTTTCTGCAGTCCGACCAAATGTTCCCCTCCAGATCCTTCCATTCCCTTTAGTTCTAGCCTCAAACTGTTCCTCATCAGGATGTTGAAGGGAGTGGACTTGTTTTGGCTTGCCACCATTAAACATTGGTCAAAATCTATAGCAAGAAAGTTCTAAATACTTATTTTTTCAATGGTTTGTCCATTGCAAGTATTCAGTGGAAGGTTCAGAACAGAAACGACGGTATAAGAAGCCCCATCTTGCACTGCCTGAGAGGCCAATGATCACACACACGTCGTATAATCGGGACAGGACAGAAGAGTCAGGGCACTTCTCATCAGCTCTGATGGCAGGAGAATAGCAAGAGAAGTAGCTGAGCTTGTAAGTGAGGGTTTCCCTTAATTGTAAATCCCTCTGTAACAATCGGCCATATCCCAACTATTGCTCACATAGCATATTATACGAGCAGTCAGGCAACTCTTTAGTCGGATCAATTTCAGACATGATTTAACATTTTCTAGCACACTCTGCTCAAGGTTTCTCTATACAACCATCTGGGAACTTCAGTGCAAGATTATGAATTTTGCAAGGATGGAAAGTAATTTGCAATGTAAAAAATTTCTGCATGAATGCCCTCGATCATGAAAATGTTGACTCGTGGGATTTCCTGATTACAGCTATTGATGGCTTTACTCAATGATGTGGGTATTCTCTCTTATGTAGGCGGGATACAACCAATTGCCTGAAACTTACATATCTCAACTCAACAGAATTTCCTGCCCACGGGAAACCCACCATCATGTCATATTCTGGATACAAATATGGCAGCTTAGATGTGACTCCATCATTTATCTATGCTGTATATACTTCTAGAGCTTGGAGTATGTTTGTCTCCATGAATTCTGCAGTGTAGAAGACAGGCAGTGTTTTTGTGCTACAGTAGAAGAATTGGATCTGGAATGTTAACACCGGAGACTCTTATCCGACAGAACCTTCTCTAACAATCGGAAACTATCATCTGAAAGTAGATAGTGACGCAATATTACATCTACGTTCCGCTTCATGGTAACATGTTAGAACGTTTCCTTTGTTCGGCATTGTGTATCAACAGTAAGTTTCAAGATATTTCCACTTAAGTGAAAGGCTACTCTGCCTGCGCATCTTGGGTCTGCCAAGAAGCTGTAGGACACTAGTCAGTTAAAGGTCTTTGTCATATTGAAAGGACTCAGTGAGCCAAGATGGACAACAGTCTCTAGTTGATGGTCAGAAGTGTCTTATCCATGAATCTTTGCTTATTTGCATGTGTGGACATCATAAACCCTTACACATTCTTGACAGCTAACGTAGCAACACCAATGAAAGATGCAAtgacatttttcttttcttttctcagTCCTCGTGTTGTGTCCTCGTCCGCAGCATAAGAGATCACACCCATCAATTCCATGAGAGGTGACATTGCATATCCTGTCTCGTGTTCCAAAAGAGCCTGTCTCAGGGTTGGGCTCACAAAAGTTAGGAGAGCTCTCATAGTAAATGAGATCACGCTCAGTTGGAGGCTTGAAGAAAGTATATTTTGGTCGAAGCGTCTCCACCCAACCACGGGATTCACGATGCTTCTCCACGACCATCTCTGAAGCACTATCATACTTGTCCTTGAGATAGTCTCCAATCATTCTGAAATCAGGTTGTGACCACCAACATGTCTTTACCTCGCAGCTTCCTGATAGCCCGTGACACTTGCATTTAAGATGTCTGTGATCTGTGATAGACTGTAGAAGAAGAATGAAACAAGAAAAGCTTTAGTCGACAATCCTACGATCaataatatacaaaagaacaattaGTTATGACTGATAAAGATCGATTGACCTCTCTTTTTTTCGGAGACACCAATTTGTCAGTGGAATAAACTTTTCCTTAACATATTAGGATCTTATTGTGGGACTGACACTGAAAATATTGAACTTTCCTTAGAACAGGAACTTTGTAGAAAGAAAAACCAAAGTTACTTACTGTTCTTCCTGCTTCATTGTTGTGTCTGTTCATTGCCGAACGAGCATCTAGTCTGTTCTCACGAGCGTCTACAAATTCTCGAGACACCATGCTTCCAAAGTCCATGTCTTCACTGCAGCCACCCCATTTCCATCCTTCACCTGGGGGACCCTTGTGATGGTTGTCGCATCCGCAGATTGTCGCAGATCCCTCTGCACAGGCTCTGGTTACAGCAAACGCCACTCCAGCTGAGGCAATGGCGTGGACAAAGGCAGACTCTCGCGTTGCTGGAAATGAATGAAGGAAAATTAGATAAGAATCTGAATCTGATCATGAAGACTGTAAAACTCAGTGTACTTGTACACAACGGGACGGAGAGATCTCAGCTTCTCGTCAATAGCCACAATTCTTATATTAGCCTTCAGTAACAAGGGCTAGGATGTATTAAAATTAATTCCACCCCAAAATGGCACCAAATACTCAGGGCATTTGCTGAGAGCTTGAGGAATTTAGATAACCAGGCGGCTGCATGTATCAGAACCAATGTGCCTGAAGATGCATGCTCATCAAAATCGGCAGCTCTAGAAGATCTAATACTGCCCAACTATAGACACTGGGTGGATTGAATGCATCCTAGGAGATGTAGTGAATCTAAAGCTGGCCATTCGATAACTGTCGGTTCATCGCTCAGCTGTCAGCTACGTCTCCCAACTCCTCCAACTGGCTTAGCGCTCCTGTGCTCTCTATGAGAGATCGGCTGCCAGAATTACCTCTTTGCCAAAAAAGAAATAGGGCAATTGGATTCCACCCACCCCATCCGTATGTTTCCGACAGACTATGTCAGGGGACGGTGGAGAGAGCAAAATACACTTTACATGCtagagagtgtcagtatgagtagacgtgtctatgagagtgtcagtatgagtagacgtgtctatgagagtgtcagtatgagtagacatgtgtctatgagagtgtcagtatgagtagacgtgtctatgagagtgtcagtatgagtagacgtgtctatgagagtgtcagtatgagtagacgtgtctatgagattgtcagtatgagtagatatgtgtctatgagagtgtcactatgagtagacgtgtctatgagagtgtcagtatgagtagacatgtgtctatgagagtgtcactatgagtagacatgtgtctatgagagtgtcagtatgagtagacgtgtctatgagagtgtcagtatgagtagacatgtgtctatgagagtgtcactatGAGTAGATGTGTCTATGAGattgtcagtatgagtagacgtgtctatgagagtgtcactatgagtagacatgtgtctatgagagtgtcagtatgagtagacgtgtctatgagagtgtcagtatgagtagacatgtgtctatgagagtgtcagtatgagtagacatgtgtctatgagagtgtcagtatgagtagacgtgtctatgagagtgtcagtatcaGTAGACATGtatatgagagtgtcagtatgagtagacatgtCTATGAgtgtgtcagtatgagtagacatgtgtctatgagagtgttagtatgagtagacatgtgtctatgagagtgtcagtatgagtagacatgtgtctatgagagtgtcactatgagtagacgtgtctatgagagtgtcagtatgagtagacgtgtctatgagagtgtcagtatgagtagacatgtgtctatgagtgtcagtatgagtagacgtgtctatgagagtgtcagtatgagtagacatgtgtctatgagagtgtcagtatgagtagacatgtgtctatgagagtgtcagtatgagtagacgtgtctatgagagtgtcactatgagtagacgtgtctatgagagtgtcagtatgagtagacgtgtctatgagagtgtcagtatgagtagacgtgtctatgagagtgtcagtatgagtagacgtgtctatgagagtgtcactatgagtagacgtgtctatgagagtgtcactatgagtagacgtgtctatgagagtgtcagtatgagtagacgtgtctatgagagtgtcagtatgagtagatgtgtctatgagagtgtcactatgagtagacgtgtctatgagagtgtcagtatgagtagacatgtgtctatgagagtgtcagtatgagtagacgtgtctatgagagtgtcagtatgagtagacatgtgtctatgagagtgtcagtatgagtagacttgtgtctatgagagtgtcactatgagtagacgtgtctatgagagtgtcagtatgagtagacgtgtctatgagagtgtcagtatgagtagacatgtgtctatgagagtgtcagtatgagtagacttgtgtctatgagagtgtcactatgagtagacgtgtctatgagagtgtcagtatgagtagacttgtgtctatgagagtgtcactatgagtagacgtgtctatgagagtgtcagtatgagtagacatgtGTCTATGAGAGTATCAGaatgagtagacgtgtctatgagagtgtcagtatgagtagacgtgtctatgagagtgtcagtatgagtagacgtgtctatgagagtgtcactatgagtagacgtgtctatgagagtgtcagtatgagtgtacatgtgtctatgagagtgtcagtatgagtagacttgtgtctatgagagtgtcactatGAGTAGACATGTGTCTATGAGAGTATCAGaatgagtagacgtgtctatgagagtgtcactatgagtagacgtgtctatgagagtgtcagtatgagtagacgtgtctatgagagtgtcagtatgagtagacatgtgtctatgagagtgtcagtatgagtagacgtgtctatgagagtgtcagtatgagtagacttgtgtctatgagagtgtcagtatgagtagacgtgtctatgagagtgtcagtatgagtagacatgtgtctatgagagtgtcagtatgagtagacgtgtctatgagagtgtcactatgagtagacgtgtctatgagagtgtcagtatgagtagacatgtgtctatgagagtgtcagtatgagtagacttgtgtctatgagagtgtcactatgagtagacatgtgtctatgagagtgtcagtatgagtagacatgtgtctatgagagtgtcactatgagtagacgtgtctatgagagtgtcagtatgagtagacttgtgtctatgagagtgtcagtatgagtagacgtgtctatgagagtgtcagtatgagtagacatgtgtctatgagagtgtcagtatgagtagacgtgtctatgagagtgtcagtatgagtagacatgtgtctatgagagtgtcagtatgagtagacttgtgtctatgagagtgtcactatgagtagacatgtgtctatgagagtgtcagtatgagtagacatgtgtctatgagagtgtcactatgagtagacgtgtctatgagagtgtcagtatgagtagacttgtgtctatgagagtgtcactatgagtagacgtgtctatgagagtgtgagtatgagtagacatgtgtctatgagagtgtcagtatgagtagacttgtgtctatgagagtgtcagtatgagtagacatgtgtctatgagagtgtcagtatgagtagacgtgtctatgagagtgtcagtatgagtagacttgtgtctatgagagtgtcactatgagtagacgtgtctatgagagtgtcagtatgagtagacatgtgtctatgagagtgtcagtatgagtagacgtgtctatgagagtgtcagtatgagtagacttgtgtctatgagagtgtcactatgagtagacatgtgtctatgagagtgtcagtatgagtagacatgtgtctatgagagtgtcactatgagtagacgtgtctatgagagtgtcagtatgagtagacttgtgtctatgagagtgtcagtatgagtagacgtgtctatgagagtgtcagtatgagtagacatgtgtctatgagagtgtcagtatgagtagacgtgtctatgagagtgtcagtatgagtagacttgtgtctatgagagtgtcactatgagtagacgtgtctatgagagtgtcagtatgagtagaca
This is a stretch of genomic DNA from Ranitomeya variabilis isolate aRanVar5 chromosome 6, aRanVar5.hap1, whole genome shotgun sequence. It encodes these proteins:
- the WNT3A gene encoding protein Wnt-3a isoform X1 gives rise to the protein MFSFGYLLFLCGLSPVLSSYPIWWSLAIGQQYSSLGMQPIPCGTIPGLVPKQMRFCRNYMEIMPSVAEGVKIGIQECQYQFRGRRWNCTTVNDNLAIFGPVLDKATRESAFVHAIASAGVAFAVTRACAEGSATICGCDNHHKGPPGEGWKWGGCSEDMDFGSMVSREFVDARENRLDARSAMNRHNNEAGRTSITDHRHLKCKCHGLSGSCEVKTCWWSQPDFRMIGDYLKDKYDSASEMVVEKHRESRGWVETLRPKYTFFKPPTERDLIYYESSPNFCEPNPETGSFGTRDRICNVTSHGIDGCDLLCCGRGHNTRTEKRKEKCHCIFHWCCYVSCQECVRVYDVHTCK
- the WNT3A gene encoding protein Wnt-3a isoform X2, whose product is MQPIPCGTIPGLVPKQMRFCRNYMEIMPSVAEGVKIGIQECQYQFRGRRWNCTTVNDNLAIFGPVLDKATRESAFVHAIASAGVAFAVTRACAEGSATICGCDNHHKGPPGEGWKWGGCSEDMDFGSMVSREFVDARENRLDARSAMNRHNNEAGRTSITDHRHLKCKCHGLSGSCEVKTCWWSQPDFRMIGDYLKDKYDSASEMVVEKHRESRGWVETLRPKYTFFKPPTERDLIYYESSPNFCEPNPETGSFGTRDRICNVTSHGIDGCDLLCCGRGHNTRTEKRKEKCHCIFHWCCYVSCQECVRVYDVHTCK